A section of the Paenibacillus odorifer genome encodes:
- the ribD gene encoding bifunctional diaminohydroxyphosphoribosylaminopyrimidine deaminase/5-amino-6-(5-phosphoribosylamino)uracil reductase RibD — protein sequence MENMNDEFYMSLALDMAERAQGQTGINPVVGCVVVKNGAMIGLGTHLQRGTGHAEVHALNMAAGQAQGSTAYVTLEPCSHYGKTPPCSQRLIDEGVARVVVACEDPNPQVAGRGIQMLRDQGIEVEVGLLRDRALRLNERFIKYILTKQPFVTLKSASTLDGNLATKSGDSKWISNGEAREIVHTLRHRHQGIMVGVNTVIADNPSLTTRTEVPGINPTRIIIDSGLRIPLDSAVVCDGLAPTLIVTTDAADPAKKAALLKAGVQIVVCGAGPRVDLKAAMISLGEMEIGSILLEGGGTLNGAMLESGLVDRVILFFAPKIVGGGAEAKGTFVFPGVELMKDAISLEGLEVKVLGDNVCISGTPVR from the coding sequence ATGGAGAACATGAATGATGAGTTTTATATGTCGCTAGCATTGGATATGGCAGAACGTGCCCAAGGGCAAACGGGAATTAACCCTGTTGTTGGCTGCGTTGTGGTGAAGAATGGAGCAATGATTGGACTCGGAACTCATTTGCAGCGCGGTACGGGGCATGCCGAGGTGCACGCTTTGAATATGGCAGCTGGGCAGGCACAGGGCAGTACCGCATATGTCACACTAGAACCGTGCAGCCATTATGGAAAAACTCCACCTTGCAGCCAAAGGCTGATCGATGAAGGGGTAGCTAGGGTTGTAGTTGCTTGTGAAGACCCGAATCCTCAGGTGGCAGGAAGAGGAATCCAAATGCTGCGTGACCAAGGGATTGAGGTCGAAGTTGGTTTGCTGCGTGATCGCGCGCTTCGATTGAATGAGCGTTTTATCAAATATATTTTGACAAAACAACCTTTTGTTACGCTGAAGAGTGCTAGCACTCTTGATGGCAATCTGGCTACCAAATCTGGTGACAGTAAATGGATTTCGAATGGGGAAGCGCGGGAGATCGTACATACGCTGCGGCATCGGCATCAGGGCATCATGGTCGGTGTGAATACAGTGATTGCTGATAATCCCTCTCTGACAACAAGAACAGAAGTGCCTGGCATTAACCCGACGCGGATCATCATTGATTCCGGGCTACGTATTCCTCTGGATTCGGCAGTTGTATGTGATGGCCTAGCGCCTACTCTTATTGTAACAACCGATGCTGCAGATCCTGCTAAGAAGGCTGCACTGCTGAAAGCAGGTGTTCAAATCGTTGTGTGCGGAGCAGGTCCAAGAGTGGATCTGAAGGCGGCCATGATATCCCTTGGCGAAATGGAAATTGGCTCTATTTTGCTTGAAGGCGGGGGAACGCTGAACGGTGCGATGCTGGAAAGCGGGCTAGTGGATCGTGTGATTCTCTTCTTCGCTCCAAAAATTGTCGGTGGTGGTGCAGAAGCGAAAGGGACTTTCGTATTCCCGGGTGTAGAACTGATGAAGGATGCGATCTCACTTGAAGGATTGGAAGTAAAAGTGCTAGGAGATAATGTATGTATCAGCGGTACTCCGGTACGCTAA
- the mscL gene encoding large-conductance mechanosensitive channel protein MscL translates to MWKEFKAFALKGNVLDLAVAVIIGAAFGKIVTSLVNDIIMPIAGLLTGGIDLKDRVLEVSTDLKIPYGLFLQSVVDFFIISFSIFLVIKLANKFQRKEAVKVEVVETPAPAEDIVLLTEIRDLLKQQERGL, encoded by the coding sequence ATGTGGAAGGAATTTAAAGCTTTTGCCTTGAAAGGAAATGTTCTTGATTTAGCGGTTGCGGTCATTATTGGAGCTGCATTCGGAAAGATTGTAACTTCATTAGTAAATGACATTATTATGCCAATTGCAGGTTTGCTTACTGGTGGGATAGATTTGAAGGATCGGGTGCTTGAAGTCAGTACGGACCTGAAAATACCTTATGGACTATTTTTACAATCGGTTGTGGATTTCTTTATTATTTCATTTTCCATTTTTCTGGTTATCAAGCTGGCCAATAAATTTCAGCGTAAAGAAGCCGTTAAAGTTGAAGTGGTGGAGACTCCAGCACCTGCAGAGGATATCGTGCTGCTTACGGAAATTCGTGATCTTTTGAAACAACAAGAACGTGGTTTGTAA
- a CDS encoding response regulator transcription factor has protein sequence MHNATLLLVDDEAEIIKLMQIYLENEGYRLLTARDGLEALEIINRETIDLMVLDIMMPNMDGIEACIKIRETQKFPIIMLSAKGQELDKITGLSVGADDYVTKPFSPLELVARVKSQLRRTRNYMADLNAKQDEIIIDGLVINSVTHEVSVDDQPVKLTPREFAILELLARNRGQVLSMEQIYAKVWKEQFLESTNTLMVHIRKIREKIEEDPRKPQYLKTVWGVGYKLEKGGPSS, from the coding sequence ATGCACAACGCAACGCTGCTATTGGTGGACGACGAAGCCGAGATTATTAAACTAATGCAGATCTATCTGGAGAACGAGGGCTACCGGCTGTTAACTGCCAGAGACGGGCTGGAAGCACTCGAAATTATCAATAGAGAGACTATAGACCTAATGGTTCTTGATATCATGATGCCTAATATGGACGGCATTGAGGCTTGTATTAAAATTCGTGAAACGCAAAAATTTCCGATCATCATGTTATCTGCTAAAGGGCAGGAACTTGATAAAATCACCGGACTTAGCGTAGGTGCAGATGATTATGTTACGAAACCTTTTAGTCCGCTGGAGTTAGTTGCCCGTGTTAAATCCCAGCTGCGCAGAACTCGAAATTACATGGCAGATCTAAACGCCAAACAGGATGAAATCATCATTGATGGCTTGGTTATTAATTCGGTTACGCATGAAGTTAGTGTGGATGATCAGCCAGTTAAACTTACCCCGCGAGAATTTGCGATTCTAGAGCTGCTCGCCCGTAATAGAGGACAAGTCCTAAGCATGGAGCAGATCTACGCCAAAGTATGGAAAGAACAATTCCTGGAAAGCACCAATACACTCATGGTGCATATTCGTAAAATCAGAGAAAAAATAGAAGAAGATCCGCGTAAACCACAATACTTAAAAACGGTATGGGGCGTTGGCTACAAACTGGAAAAAGGAGGTCCTTCTAGTTGA